In Patescibacteria group bacterium, a single window of DNA contains:
- a CDS encoding cysteine desulfurase family protein — protein MKRIYLDYAATTPIDPRVLKTMAPYLRSVFGNPSSLHYEGIQAKNAIEQARQKVAQLIAAKTEEIIFTSGGTESNNFALKGIFYQFPRGEYQIITSSIEHHAILEPCKFLESLGCKVIYLPVDKDGLVDPEDVRKNLTPQTILVSIMHANNEMGAIQPIAEIANIIRNFRNSNQIPNSKFQIPLFHTDAVQTAGHLPINVNDLGVDLLSISAHKLYGPKGVGALYLKKGVRIKPFMHGGEQENNLRASTENVPAIVGFGKAAELAKENLEKEIKYLTDLRDDLINQLLSKIKNSRLNGHSVKRLPNNVNVSIEGIEGEAMLVSLDLKGIACSTGSACSSNILKPSHVMMALGLEPEIAHGSLRFTLGRFTKKSEIDLTVKNLLPIIERLRKISPLKVV, from the coding sequence ATGAAACGTATTTATCTTGATTACGCGGCGACTACGCCGATAGATCCGCGAGTTTTAAAGACAATGGCTCCTTATTTAAGGAGTGTTTTTGGCAATCCTTCAAGCTTGCATTATGAAGGAATTCAGGCCAAAAATGCGATTGAGCAAGCGCGTCAAAAAGTGGCTCAATTGATCGCGGCCAAAACCGAAGAAATCATTTTTACCAGCGGCGGGACAGAATCAAATAATTTCGCCCTCAAAGGAATATTTTACCAATTTCCCCGCGGAGAATATCAGATTATCACCTCTTCCATCGAACATCACGCCATTTTGGAACCTTGTAAATTTTTGGAATCTTTGGGATGCAAAGTAATTTATTTGCCGGTTGATAAAGACGGCTTGGTTGATCCGGAAGATGTCAGAAAAAATTTAACTCCGCAAACAATTTTAGTTTCCATTATGCACGCCAATAATGAAATGGGGGCAATTCAGCCGATCGCTGAAATTGCGAATATCATTCGCAATTTCAGAAATTCGAACCAAATTCCAAATTCCAAATTCCAAATTCCACTCTTCCATACCGACGCGGTCCAAACCGCCGGCCATTTGCCGATTAATGTTAATGATTTGGGAGTTGATTTATTATCAATTTCGGCTCATAAACTTTACGGACCAAAAGGCGTTGGCGCTTTATATCTCAAAAAAGGCGTCAGAATAAAACCGTTTATGCACGGCGGCGAACAGGAAAACAATCTCCGCGCTTCCACGGAAAATGTGCCGGCAATCGTCGGTTTTGGCAAGGCAGCCGAATTGGCAAAAGAAAATTTGGAAAAAGAAATAAAATATCTGACTGATTTGCGCGATGACTTAATTAATCAACTTTTAAGCAAAATAAAAAACAGCCGGCTCAACGGCCATTCTGTGAAACGTTTGCCGAATAATGTTAATGTCAGCATTGAAGGCATTGAGGGCGAAGCAATGCTGGTTTCCTTGGATTTAAAAGGAATCGCCTGCTCCACCGGATCTGCTTGTTCTTCAAATATTTTAAAACCTTCTCATGTTATGATGGCTTTGGGTTTGGAACCGGAAATAGCTCACGGCTCGCTTCGTTTTACTTTGGGACGTTTTACGAAAAAAAGCGAAATAGATTTGACAGTTAAAAATTTGCTTCCCATTATCGAAAGGTTAAGAAAAATTTCTCCGTTAAAAGTCGTTTAA
- a CDS encoding endonuclease Q family protein has translation MKYIADFHIHSKYSRATAHDISVEKLDQWAKIKGIQILGTGDFTHPAWFKELKEKLEQVSEGVYELNSKFQIPNSKFRVRFILTTEISCIYKKNNKTRRIHLVIFAPDFETAEKINQNLGEKYNLKSDGRPILGLDAKELVKILLDISPKIFIVPAHIWTPWFSLFGSMSGFDSVEECFEEMTPNIYALETGLSSDPLMNWQWSYLDKYTLISNSDAHSPSKLGREANVFEFKKPPSYDDIINAIKTKKNFLSTIEFFPEEGKYHFDGHRDCKIRMTPAETKRAGGLCPKCRRPMTIGVAYRVAALADRKEAIKPKDAPDFKSLIPLTEIIHEVKKVTKLKSVELEYQNLTEKGHGEFNVLLNLSEKELADISTPLLAQAIIKMRKGEVTKEAGYDGVFGKISVFGKESQIIKTFQKKLTNQKSLFK, from the coding sequence ATGAAATATATTGCTGATTTCCACATTCATTCCAAATATTCTCGGGCTACGGCTCACGATATTAGCGTGGAAAAATTGGATCAATGGGCGAAAATAAAAGGCATTCAAATTTTAGGCACCGGCGATTTTACGCATCCGGCTTGGTTTAAAGAATTAAAAGAAAAATTAGAGCAGGTTAGCGAAGGAGTGTATGAATTAAATTCTAAATTCCAAATTCCAAATTCCAAATTCAGAGTTCGTTTTATCCTAACCACTGAAATTTCCTGCATTTACAAAAAAAATAACAAAACCAGACGGATTCATCTGGTTATTTTTGCGCCTGATTTTGAAACCGCGGAAAAAATAAATCAAAATTTGGGAGAAAAATATAATTTAAAATCAGACGGCCGGCCGATTCTGGGATTGGATGCCAAAGAATTGGTAAAAATTTTACTGGATATTTCGCCTAAAATTTTCATTGTTCCGGCTCATATTTGGACTCCTTGGTTTTCTCTTTTTGGTTCAATGTCAGGATTTGATTCAGTTGAAGAATGTTTTGAAGAAATGACACCTAATATTTACGCCTTGGAAACCGGACTTAGCTCAGATCCTTTAATGAATTGGCAATGGTCATATTTGGACAAATACACTTTAATTTCAAATTCCGACGCTCACTCGCCTTCAAAATTGGGACGCGAAGCCAATGTTTTTGAATTTAAAAAACCGCCCAGTTATGACGACATTATTAACGCCATAAAAACCAAAAAAAACTTTTTATCTACCATTGAATTTTTCCCAGAAGAAGGAAAATATCATTTTGACGGCCATCGCGATTGCAAAATCAGAATGACGCCGGCAGAAACTAAAAGAGCCGGCGGACTTTGCCCAAAATGCAGGCGACCGATGACTATTGGCGTGGCTTATCGGGTGGCTGCTTTGGCCGACCGAAAAGAAGCAATCAAGCCAAAGGACGCGCCGGATTTTAAAAGTTTGATCCCCTTAACCGAAATTATCCACGAAGTTAAAAAAGTAACCAAATTAAAAAGCGTGGAATTGGAATATCAAAATTTAACTGAAAAAGGCCATGGGGAATTTAATGTTTTATTGAATTTGAGCGAAAAAGAATTAGCTGACATTTCTACTCCCCTGCTCGCCCAAGCGATTATTAAAATGAGAAAAGGAGAAGTAACCAAAGAAGCCGGCTATGATGGAGTTTTCGGGAAAATCAGCGTTTTCGGTAAAGAATCTCAAATCATAAAAACTTTTCAAAAAAAATTAACAAATCAAAAAAGTTTGTTTAAATAA
- a CDS encoding GIY-YIG nuclease family protein translates to MFYVYLLKSKKDKKLYIGFTDDLKKRFIEHNKGLVKATKPRRPFEIIYYESYKSREDAKQRESRLKRYSRAYHQLKTRIEKSLI, encoded by the coding sequence ATGTTCTATGTATATTTATTAAAAAGTAAAAAAGATAAAAAATTATACATCGGTTTTACTGACGATTTAAAAAAACGTTTTATAGAACATAATAAAGGATTAGTCAAAGCGACTAAACCGAGACGTCCATTTGAAATAATTTATTACGAATCATATAAATCCAGAGAAGACGCCAAACAAAGAGAGTCTCGATTAAAAAGATATAGCCGGGCTTATCATCAGCTTAAAACTAGAATAGAGAAAAGTCTAATTTAA
- the ruvB gene encoding Holliday junction branch migration DNA helicase RuvB: MSKFKEHNIIAPEDLEEDKTMDRTLRPKNLKEFIGQKKLKDNLKIFVEAAKQRGESLDHVLFYGPPGLGKTTLSYIIANEMGVNIRITSGPTMDKVGDLAAILTNLENGDILFIDEIHRLSKVIEEVLYPAMEEYGIDLVVGKGPMARNLRLDLPRFTLIGATTRPSLLSAPLRDRFGLTHQLDFYQNKDIEEIINRSARILKIEITPETAEEIAKRSRFTPRVANRLLKRVRDFAQVDGQKIIEKDFAIKSLGMLEIDELGLNQMDRKILETIIDKFAGGPVGLKTLAMATSEDLESIEEIYEPYLTQLGFLQRTPRGRMATEGAYKHLGYKTKLI; this comes from the coding sequence ATGAGTAAATTTAAGGAGCACAATATTATCGCCCCTGAAGATCTGGAAGAAGATAAAACAATGGATCGGACTTTGAGACCGAAGAATTTGAAAGAATTTATCGGGCAAAAAAAGTTAAAAGATAATTTAAAGATTTTCGTTGAAGCGGCCAAACAGCGCGGCGAATCTTTGGATCACGTTTTATTTTACGGTCCGCCCGGCCTTGGCAAAACGACCTTATCTTATATTATCGCCAATGAGATGGGCGTTAATATTCGCATTACTTCCGGACCAACCATGGACAAAGTGGGGGATTTGGCGGCGATTTTGACAAATTTGGAAAATGGTGATATTTTATTTATTGATGAAATACATCGGTTAAGCAAAGTTATTGAAGAAGTTTTATATCCGGCCATGGAAGAATACGGCATTGATTTGGTGGTCGGTAAAGGACCGATGGCCAGAAATTTGCGTTTGGATCTGCCGCGTTTTACTTTAATCGGCGCGACAACCCGGCCCAGTCTTCTTTCTGCGCCCTTGAGAGATCGTTTCGGTTTGACCCATCAATTGGATTTTTATCAAAATAAAGATATTGAAGAAATTATCAATCGCTCTGCCCGCATTTTAAAAATAGAAATAACTCCGGAGACAGCTGAAGAAATCGCCAAGAGATCGCGTTTTACTCCAAGAGTGGCAAATCGCTTGCTGAAAAGAGTGAGAGATTTCGCCCAAGTTGACGGACAAAAAATAATTGAAAAAGACTTTGCCATCAAATCTTTGGGAATGCTGGAAATTGACGAATTGGGACTTAATCAAATGGATCGCAAAATTTTAGAAACCATTATTGATAAGTTTGCCGGCGGTCCGGTTGGTTTAAAAACTTTGGCTATGGCTACTTCGGAAGATTTGGAATCAATTGAAGAAATTTACGAACCTTATTTGACCCAGCTCGGTTTTCTGCAAAGAACGCCTCGCGGCAGAATGGCAACTGAAGGAGCCTATAAACATTTAGGATACAAAACAAAATTAATTTAA
- a CDS encoding S41 family peptidase → MKLISQKKAIFLLIIIFVVAFVGGIVTGNHFIYLKFGKWQAPQPIFQSASPDANLDYDLFWQVWSILKERYVEQPVTDKNLFYGSLKGLVSGLDDPYSNFLDPETAKRFLDEMSGNFEGIGIEIGIKDNRLTVIAPLPDTPAFRAGMRTGDKIYAIDDKETSGMALDEAANLIRGKKGTKVKLLIWRAGDSTAKDLELIRDVISIKTVSWQLVGNNIALLKVSHFDEDTWTDFENIAQVILKANPKGLILDLRNNPGGYLDTSVDIAGYWVGKDIVVTAKDAKGKVTEYRANGRGELKNLPIVVLVNGGSASASEILAGALQDYKLATLLGEKTFGKGSVQELENFSDGSVLKLTVAHWYTPLGRSINKEGITPDIKVELTEEDYKLNRDPQLQKAIEILEKK, encoded by the coding sequence ATGAAATTAATTTCTCAAAAAAAAGCGATTTTTCTTCTGATTATTATTTTCGTGGTTGCTTTTGTCGGCGGAATAGTCACTGGCAATCATTTTATTTATTTAAAATTCGGCAAATGGCAAGCGCCGCAGCCAATTTTTCAATCAGCCAGTCCTGACGCCAATCTTGATTATGATTTATTCTGGCAAGTCTGGTCTATTTTAAAAGAACGTTATGTTGAACAGCCGGTAACGGATAAAAATTTATTTTACGGTTCGCTTAAAGGATTAGTCAGCGGATTAGACGACCCGTATTCTAATTTTTTGGATCCGGAAACCGCGAAAAGATTTTTAGACGAGATGTCCGGTAATTTTGAAGGCATTGGTATTGAAATCGGAATTAAAGATAATCGTTTGACCGTAATTGCTCCATTGCCGGATACGCCGGCTTTCAGAGCAGGGATGAGAACCGGAGATAAAATTTACGCGATTGATGATAAAGAAACTTCGGGTATGGCCTTGGATGAAGCGGCTAATTTGATTCGCGGAAAAAAGGGAACTAAAGTTAAATTGCTTATTTGGCGAGCAGGCGATTCAACAGCCAAAGATTTGGAATTAATCAGAGACGTTATCAGCATTAAAACAGTTTCTTGGCAATTGGTCGGAAATAATATCGCTCTTCTAAAAGTTTCGCATTTTGACGAAGATACTTGGACTGATTTTGAAAATATAGCTCAAGTTATTTTAAAAGCCAATCCTAAAGGCCTGATTCTTGATTTAAGAAATAATCCGGGCGGTTATTTGGATACATCCGTTGACATTGCCGGTTATTGGGTGGGGAAAGATATTGTTGTGACCGCCAAAGACGCAAAAGGCAAGGTAACGGAATATCGAGCCAACGGCAGAGGAGAGCTTAAAAATTTGCCTATAGTTGTTCTTGTTAACGGCGGTTCTGCTTCAGCTTCGGAAATTTTAGCCGGCGCTTTGCAAGATTATAAATTAGCCACTCTTTTGGGAGAAAAAACTTTTGGCAAAGGTTCAGTCCAGGAATTGGAAAATTTTTCTGACGGATCAGTTTTGAAATTAACCGTTGCTCATTGGTATACGCCCTTGGGTCGGTCAATCAATAAAGAGGGAATTACCCCGGATATCAAGGTAGAATTGACAGAAGAAGATTATAAACTTAATCGAGATCCGCAGCTTCAAAAAGCAATAGAAATTTTGGAAAAGAAATAG
- the nusA gene encoding transcription termination factor NusA has translation MASPILAAIDQICQEKKLSKEQVVGAIEQALSAAYRRDFGQKNQDVKVEFDPETGKMRVFDIKTVVEDLPEIEDESATEEVAVKEKKTKKKSKKSEEEVLPVEPQEEKEEKHFNPRTELQLSDAKKISKKYKIGDIIKTELEIHSDFGRIAAQTAKQVIVQRLKEIERSAVFQNYKSQEKQVVDAVVQRLERNVILIDLQDATAVLPYTEQVQEERYWPGQKIKVYILMVSETNKGPEIIVSRRHPDILKELFRSEIPEIASGTVEIKVIAREAGSRSKIAVFTSEKNLDPIGSCIGQKGARIQTIISEIGGEKIDIIEYSEDPKKFIANALAPAKTVSLKIDEKNKEVSVKVRKNQLSLAIGRAGQNVRLASRLTGYKIEVQLSEEEEVEATTEEVKKEKSESSEKESE, from the coding sequence ATGGCTTCACCAATTTTAGCGGCAATCGATCAGATTTGCCAAGAAAAAAAACTTTCCAAAGAGCAAGTCGTGGGCGCAATTGAACAAGCGCTTAGTGCTGCTTATCGGAGAGATTTTGGTCAAAAAAATCAAGATGTTAAAGTTGAATTTGACCCGGAAACCGGAAAAATGCGGGTTTTTGACATTAAAACCGTAGTTGAAGATTTGCCGGAGATAGAAGATGAATCTGCGACAGAAGAAGTGGCGGTTAAAGAAAAAAAGACCAAAAAGAAATCAAAAAAATCCGAAGAAGAAGTTTTGCCGGTTGAACCTCAAGAAGAGAAAGAAGAAAAACATTTTAATCCGAGAACCGAACTTCAACTTTCCGATGCAAAAAAAATCAGCAAAAAATATAAAATAGGGGATATTATAAAAACAGAATTGGAAATTCACAGTGATTTTGGCCGAATCGCCGCTCAAACCGCCAAACAAGTCATTGTTCAAAGATTAAAAGAAATTGAACGAAGCGCGGTATTTCAAAATTATAAAAGCCAAGAAAAACAAGTGGTTGACGCGGTTGTCCAAAGGCTGGAAAGAAATGTTATTTTGATTGATTTGCAAGACGCCACGGCTGTTTTGCCTTATACGGAGCAAGTTCAAGAAGAAAGATATTGGCCGGGTCAAAAAATAAAAGTTTATATTTTAATGGTTTCTGAAACCAATAAAGGGCCGGAAATCATTGTTTCGCGCCGCCATCCGGATATTTTGAAAGAATTATTCAGATCGGAAATCCCTGAAATAGCTTCCGGCACGGTGGAGATAAAAGTTATTGCCAGAGAAGCCGGTTCGCGTTCCAAAATTGCCGTTTTCACTTCGGAAAAGAATTTGGATCCCATTGGTTCATGTATTGGCCAAAAAGGAGCGAGAATTCAAACCATTATTTCTGAAATCGGCGGAGAAAAAATAGATATTATCGAATATTCCGAAGATCCTAAAAAGTTTATTGCCAATGCTCTCGCGCCGGCTAAAACGGTTTCGCTTAAAATTGATGAAAAAAATAAAGAAGTTTCCGTTAAAGTCAGGAAAAATCAATTATCTTTGGCAATTGGACGAGCCGGACAAAATGTCAGACTTGCTTCCAGATTAACCGGTTATAAAATTGAAGTTCAACTTTCCGAAGAAGAGGAAGTTGAAGCAACCACAGAAGAAGTTAAAAAAGAAAAATCTGAATCATCTGAAAAAGAATCCGAATAA
- a CDS encoding DUF1736 domain-containing protein, producing MQKSIILIYCLIGVFLIFGITLQNGFVFDDMAIVRDNLMIRNLANIPQFFNSPYSALEAGIYRPVTIFSFSLNYFFFTPKSLWGQMPAAWSFHLINIILHALNCWLLFFLIKQLTKQKLLPYLAVLFFLVLPIHTEAVTGIVGRAELLALCFSLLSLLSFLCFKSNLKKILFGGLAFILALLSKENSMAVIPIYIFIAFYFVVLSPLKHSFWQKIKITILRFWREFLTLFVTFGIYLIMRFSVLKEYVFGNNATIVENPLDFAPAWQRILTSLKVLCLYLEKSFWPINLSSDYSYNQIPLVTNGFDLRMLIGLIAFLFLIFCLFWPIKKQNFSLLGLASIFFLFPFLPIANLFFPIGTIMAERLMYFPSIGLCLFLAIILSKLYDVRSQKICKPLFFIIVISLTVFYGARSFARNKDWYDEKTLFFSAAQSSPNSVLSRSNKGAIYLLEGNYDEALKETQAANNIYPYYPPAMNNLGLLYYYHQQYDLAEKQFLKTIAISSGYINAYENLALVYFDQEKYQDAQNILLKRYLNHQDLANQYLLGLFEDKINNLKSVGQKDLADKLTEKMEELKLNK from the coding sequence ATGCAAAAATCAATTATTTTAATCTATTGCCTGATTGGAGTATTTTTAATTTTTGGCATTACCCTCCAAAACGGTTTTGTTTTTGACGACATGGCCATTGTCCGAGATAATTTAATGATCAGAAATTTGGCCAATATTCCGCAATTTTTCAATTCGCCTTATTCTGCGCTTGAAGCGGGAATTTATCGACCCGTCACCATTTTTAGTTTTTCTTTAAATTATTTTTTCTTTACTCCAAAATCTCTTTGGGGACAAATGCCGGCTGCTTGGAGTTTTCATTTGATCAATATTATTCTCCACGCCCTGAACTGTTGGCTTTTATTCTTTTTAATTAAACAACTTACCAAACAAAAATTATTGCCGTATTTGGCAGTTTTATTTTTTCTGGTTTTGCCCATTCATACCGAAGCCGTGACCGGCATAGTCGGCCGGGCTGAACTTTTGGCTTTGTGTTTTTCTTTGCTCAGTTTGCTGTCTTTTTTATGTTTCAAATCAAATTTAAAAAAAATATTATTCGGCGGTTTAGCTTTTATTTTGGCTCTTTTAAGCAAGGAAAATTCGATGGCGGTTATTCCGATTTATATTTTTATCGCATTTTATTTTGTTGTTTTGAGTCCTCTGAAACATTCTTTTTGGCAAAAAATAAAAATTACCATTCTCCGCTTCTGGCGAGAATTTCTAACTCTGTTTGTCACTTTTGGCATTTATTTGATAATGAGATTTTCAGTTTTAAAAGAATATGTGTTTGGCAACAATGCCACCATAGTGGAAAATCCGCTTGATTTTGCTCCGGCTTGGCAAAGAATTCTAACCTCTTTAAAAGTGCTATGCCTTTATTTGGAAAAAAGTTTTTGGCCGATTAATCTTTCCTCTGATTATTCTTACAATCAAATTCCTTTAGTCACCAACGGGTTTGATTTAAGAATGTTAATCGGCTTGATTGCTTTTTTGTTTTTAATTTTCTGTTTGTTCTGGCCGATTAAAAAACAAAATTTTTCCTTATTGGGATTGGCTTCAATATTTTTCCTTTTCCCGTTTTTGCCCATTGCCAATCTTTTCTTCCCTATTGGCACGATTATGGCCGAAAGATTGATGTATTTCCCGTCAATCGGTTTATGTTTATTTTTGGCGATAATTTTATCAAAACTTTACGATGTCCGGTCGCAAAAAATTTGCAAACCTTTATTTTTTATTATTGTTATCAGTTTAACTGTTTTTTACGGCGCCCGTTCTTTTGCGCGCAATAAAGATTGGTATGACGAGAAAACGCTTTTTTTCTCAGCCGCTCAGTCCAGCCCAAACAGCGTTCTTTCGCGATCAAACAAAGGAGCCATTTATTTGCTTGAAGGAAATTATGATGAGGCATTGAAAGAAACTCAGGCAGCCAATAACATTTATCCTTATTATCCGCCGGCCATGAATAATTTGGGCTTACTTTATTATTATCATCAACAATATGATTTGGCCGAAAAACAATTTTTAAAAACCATTGCCATTTCTTCCGGCTATATTAATGCTTATGAAAATCTGGCCTTAGTTTATTTTGACCAAGAAAAATATCAAGACGCTCAAAATATTCTTTTAAAACGTTATCTTAATCATCAAGATCTGGCCAATCAATATCTTTTAGGTCTTTTTGAAGATAAAATTAATAATCTCAAATCAGTTGGCCAAAAAGATTTAGCTGATAAACTGACAGAAAAAATGGAAGAATTAAAATTAAATAAATAA
- the rpmA gene encoding 50S ribosomal protein L27, with protein MSHKKAGGSTSLGRDSQGKRLGVKMSHGQKTKPGMIIVRQRGTKFHPGVGVRKGSDYTLYAIKEGTIYFSQKKSPDFTGKLRCKKIVSVK; from the coding sequence ATGTCACACAAGAAAGCAGGCGGTTCTACATCTTTAGGTCGCGACTCACAAGGAAAAAGATTGGGCGTTAAAATGTCTCATGGCCAAAAAACAAAACCCGGAATGATTATTGTTCGCCAACGCGGCACCAAATTTCATCCTGGAGTTGGCGTCAGAAAAGGATCTGATTACACTCTTTACGCCATTAAAGAAGGAACGATTTATTTTAGCCAAAAAAAATCACCGGATTTTACCGGCAAATTACGCTGCAAAAAAATTGTCAGCGTGAAATAA
- the tig gene encoding trigger factor, producing MNLSTKKLPKNLLEINIEMSPEEMKEFYDKALEDLAKGLKIDGFRPGKAPANLVKQSIDEAKILEQAAEEAMNRKYAEVIEKEKINPAGPPTVEIKKLAPDNPFVFKLTVPLIPKVKLGNYKKIKFQQKKIEIPPKDLEATIKKLQQSRAAETLVSREAQTGDRVEIDLNLFLDKVPLENGQVKNLSIILGEDYYIPGLSKNLEGLKSGETKEFSLKYPANHYDKKLAGKDIEFKSKVNNIFQIDLPKLDDEFSKLFGFQTFVDLEKQVQDTLEKEAKSKEEQRQELEILKQLAEKGDYEEIPEILIEHEFEKMIAEFTMSLQEEGFGQGGEGDIFHKYLESIQKTEEEFKKGLLPKAEDRIKVSLAIRQIAILENIEVNDQDVEEEIEKLSNLYQNKEEVLGNIKSESGRIYLKNFLTNQKVIKWLKEQNS from the coding sequence ATGAATTTATCAACAAAAAAACTCCCTAAAAATTTATTGGAAATTAATATTGAAATGTCTCCGGAAGAAATGAAAGAATTCTACGACAAAGCTCTGGAAGATTTGGCAAAAGGTTTGAAAATTGACGGTTTTAGACCGGGCAAGGCTCCCGCGAATTTGGTTAAGCAAAGCATAGACGAGGCGAAAATTTTGGAACAAGCAGCTGAAGAAGCGATGAATCGAAAATATGCCGAAGTTATTGAAAAAGAAAAAATAAATCCGGCCGGTCCGCCAACCGTTGAAATCAAGAAATTGGCGCCCGATAATCCATTTGTTTTCAAATTAACCGTTCCTTTGATTCCAAAAGTTAAATTGGGAAATTATAAAAAAATTAAATTTCAACAGAAAAAAATTGAGATACCTCCCAAAGATTTGGAAGCGACTATTAAAAAATTACAGCAATCCCGAGCCGCAGAAACTCTGGTCAGTCGCGAAGCGCAAACAGGCGATCGCGTGGAAATTGATTTAAATTTATTTTTAGACAAAGTGCCATTGGAAAACGGCCAAGTTAAGAATCTTTCCATTATTCTCGGCGAGGATTATTATATCCCCGGTTTATCAAAAAATTTAGAAGGATTAAAATCAGGGGAAACAAAAGAATTCAGCTTGAAATATCCGGCCAATCATTATGATAAAAAATTAGCCGGCAAGGATATAGAATTTAAATCCAAGGTTAATAATATTTTTCAAATTGACTTGCCGAAACTTGATGATGAATTCTCAAAATTATTCGGATTTCAAACTTTTGTTGATTTGGAAAAACAAGTTCAGGATACGCTTGAAAAAGAGGCAAAATCAAAAGAAGAACAGCGCCAAGAACTGGAAATTTTAAAACAGCTGGCCGAAAAAGGAGATTATGAAGAAATTCCGGAAATTTTAATTGAGCACGAATTTGAAAAAATGATTGCAGAATTTACCATGTCGCTTCAAGAAGAAGGTTTCGGACAAGGAGGCGAGGGTGATATTTTTCATAAATATCTTGAAAGTATTCAAAAAACCGAAGAAGAATTTAAAAAAGGATTGCTTCCCAAAGCGGAAGACAGGATTAAAGTATCTTTGGCTATTCGGCAAATCGCCATTCTTGAGAATATAGAAGTTAATGATCAAGACGTTGAAGAGGAGATTGAAAAATTATCCAATTTGTATCAGAATAAAGAAGAGGTACTGGGAAATATAAAATCGGAATCTGGTAGAATTTATTTAAAAAACTTTTTGACCAATCAAAAAGTGATTAAATGGTTGAAAGAACAAAATTCATGA
- a CDS encoding iron-sulfur cluster assembly scaffold protein — MFEQNPQLIDHFLHPRNVGKMENPDGLGHVGNPVCGDVMDLYIRVKDNKIIEAKFQTYGCAAAVASTSVLTELIIGKTIEEALEISHKKILDVLGQVPANKNHCTFLAEQALKLAIEDFQKKQK; from the coding sequence ATGTTTGAACAAAATCCTCAATTAATAGATCATTTTCTCCATCCGCGCAATGTCGGCAAAATGGAAAATCCCGACGGCCTCGGCCATGTCGGTAATCCGGTGTGCGGCGATGTGATGGATTTATATATCAGAGTGAAAGACAATAAAATCATTGAAGCCAAATTCCAAACTTACGGTTGCGCGGCCGCGGTCGCTTCCACTTCGGTTTTGACCGAATTGATTATCGGCAAGACCATTGAAGAAGCACTGGAAATTTCTCATAAAAAAATATTAGATGTCTTGGGACAAGTTCCGGCCAATAAAAATCATTGCACATTTTTGGCCGAACAAGCCCTGAAATTGGCCATTGAAGATTTCCAGAAGAAACAAAAATAA
- a CDS encoding metallophosphoesterase family protein has protein sequence MVERTKFMKIAIISDSHDNVPNLEKALAIIKTQGVDLIIHCGDLCAPSMLSKVIAPDFQGEIHIVHGNVGDPDLLEEIAKKFPNVTVHGKVGEIEIAGPGMKNKKIAFTHFPEEGKKLAESKKYDIVFYGHTHKPWEETLRLAQDKKCRLVNPGTLAGMFYKATFAIYDTESDELELKILELL, from the coding sequence ATGGTTGAAAGAACAAAATTCATGAAAATAGCTATTATTTCAGACAGCCACGACAATGTCCCAAATTTGGAAAAAGCTCTGGCCATAATAAAAACTCAGGGTGTTGATTTGATTATTCATTGCGGAGATTTGTGCGCGCCTTCAATGCTTTCTAAAGTAATTGCCCCGGATTTTCAAGGAGAAATTCATATTGTTCATGGCAATGTCGGTGATCCGGATTTGCTTGAAGAAATCGCTAAAAAATTTCCAAATGTAACAGTCCACGGAAAAGTTGGAGAGATAGAGATAGCCGGCCCGGGGATGAAAAATAAGAAAATTGCTTTTACTCATTTCCCAGAAGAAGGAAAAAAATTGGCCGAAAGTAAAAAATATGACATTGTTTTTTACGGGCATACTCACAAACCATGGGAAGAGACCCTTCGACTGGCTCAGGACAAGAAGTGCCGACTGGTTAACCCCGGTACTTTGGCCGGAATGTTTTACAAAGCTACTTTTGCCATTTATGATACAGAATCTGACGAATTGGAATTAAAAATTTTAGAATTGTTGTAA